The genome window GGTGTCCGGGTCGAGCATCAGCGCCAGGTGCGAGCGCATCACCCGGGGGTGGTCCAGCGCGGTCCGCAACACCTGGTCGATCGCCGCCGCCAGCCGCTGCTGCGGGCAGGCGTCCGGCGCCAGCTCGCCGAGCGCCGCGGCCAGTTCGAGGTGCATCAGGCGGTGGGTGGCCGACTGCATCAGGAGTCGTTTGCCGTCGAAGTAGTAGGAGACCAGGCCGCGGGCGAGCCCGGCGCGCTCGGCGATGTCGGCCAGTGTGGTGGCCGCGTAACCGCGCTGGTCGACCAGTTCGACCGTGGCGCGCATCAGTCGCCGGCGGGAGCGCAGCCGCATCTCCTCGTTGACCGATTCCCCGCGAGGTGCCATCGTGTCAGCTCCGTACGTTGGTTGGCCCTTGGTCAATATACTTGTCCGAGGGAGACCGGCTCTGCGTCCTGGACGAAGGCGGGCGCGGGGCCTGTACGGGTCCGGCGTCGGCCTCACCAGAACGGGGGACTGGTGAGACCGGCGCCCACCGGGCGGCGCGCGGCGCCGACCCGATGGGCGTGGGGTTCAGGATTGCTGCCGGTCCGTCAGACCCGCTCCTCCAGGGCCGCCGCGGTCTCCTCGGTCCGCCGGTAATCGTAGTCGGGCACCGGGGGCAGCGGCGCGGCCCGCCGGCGGTCCAGCAGCGCGCCGGCCGAGGTCACCAGCAGGGCCACCACCGCGACCCCGGTGACCAGCAGCACCGCCGCGCGGTAGCCGTGCAGTTGGCCGGCCGTCCCGCCGCCGTGGCCGTCGGCGGTCAGCACCGCGGTGGTCACCGCGAGCACCAGCGCGTTGCCGATCTGCATCGCGGTGTTCACCAGGCCGGAGGCCAGGCCCTGCTCCTCGTCGGCCACGCCGTTGGTCGCGGCGATGTTGGCCGAGGGGTAGAAGAGCGCGAAGCCGATGCCCAGCAGCACCATGGTCGGCAGCACCAGGCCGAGGAAGCCGCTGTGCGCGCCGAGCCGCAGGAAGAGCAGGTAGCCGAGCACCATCGCCAGGCTGCCCAGCGGCAGCAGCCGGCCGGTGCCGAAGCGGTCCACGATCTTGCCCATCCGGGTCGCCGAGAGCGCCACCAGCGCGCCGGCCGGCAGCAACGCGAAGCCCATCTCCAGCGCCGACCAGTGCAGGGTCTGCTGCAGGTAGAGCGCGACCACGAACTGGAAGCCGGCGTAGGAACCCATCAGCGTGAAGGCGGCCAGGTTGGCCCGGGCCACGCTGCCGTTGCGGAAGATGCCGAGCCGGACCAGCGGGTGCGCGGTGCGCTGCTCGATCCGCAGGAAGACGGCGAGCAGCACCGCCACCACGGCCAGCGAGGCGATCGTGCGGGCACTGGCCCAGCCGACGTTCTGCGCCTCGGTCACGGTGAAGACCAGCAGCAGCAGCGCCACCGTGCCGGTGATCGCGCCGGCCACGTCGTAGCCGCCGTTGCCGCGCTCGTGGGCGTGCCGGGGGAGCACCCGCAGGGCGAAGACCAGCGCGATCACCGCGACCGGCACCGGCATCAGGAAGGTCCAGCGCCAGCCGACCGAGGTGAGCAGGCCGCTGAGCACCAGGCCCAGCGAGTAGCCGCTGGCGCCGCAGGTGGTGAAGATCGACAGCGCCTTGTTGCGGGCCGGACCCTCGGGGAAGGTCGTGGTGATGATGGAGAGGGCGGCCGGCGCGGTGAACGCGGCGCTGGCGCCCTTGAGGAAGCGGGCGCCGATCAGCAGGCCGCCGTCGTCCAGCACCCCGCCGAGCAGCGAGGCGGCGGCGAAGACCGCGAGCGCGACCAGGAAGACCCGGCGCCGGCCGAGCAGGTCGGCGGCCCGGCCGCCGAGCAGCAGCAGGCCGCCGTAGCCCAGCACGTAGCCGGAGACCACCCACTGCAGGGTCGAGGTGGAGAGCTTCAGGTCGGAGCCGATCGAGGGCAGGGCGACGCCGACCATCGAGACGTCCAGCGCGTCCAGGAAGAGCGCGGCACAGAGCACGATCAGGGTGCCCCAGAGCCGGGGGCTCCATTGCACGGCGTCCGATGGTGCGTCAGTGGCCTTGGCGGGCTTGCCGGGTGATCCGTCGTGGGTGGTGGTCGTGGTCGTCGTGGGCGTCATGGGGAGGAGACTACATGCATATGCATCCAATGCAAGTGAATCTAGTGCCGACGCATATAGTTCACGTGCATCTGGTAGGATGCGGCCATGCCGAACGATGACCCGGCCCCCGCGGCCGACTTGGTCGCCGAGTGGCGTGAGCTGCTGGCCCGCCACGCGGCCACCGCATGCGCGCTCGACCGTGAACTGGGTGAGCACTTCGGGCTCGGCATGAGCGAGTTCGAAGTGCTGGAGCGGCTCGCCGAGGACCTCGACTGCGGGGGCAAGGTGCGGGTCCAGGAGCTGGCCGAGAAGGTCCACCTCAGCCAGAGCGCGCTGTCCCGGCTGATCGGGCGGCTGGAGAAGAACGGCATGGTCGAGCGGCACATGTGCCCCGAGGACCGGCGCGGCGTCTTCGTGCTGCTCTCCGAGGACGGCAGGCAGCGCTACGAACAGGCCCGCCCGCTCCACCGCGAGGTGCTCCGGCGCACCCTGACGGCCCGTCAGGTCACCTGCGGCTGACGCCGGCCCACCCGGCGGACCGGCGCAGCGTCAGCGCAGCGCGCCGAGCCCCGGGGCCACCGCGAGCAGCAGCGGAGCCGCCGGCGCGGCCAGCGCCAGCAGGGTCAGCCACAGCCGGGTGAGCACCGGCAGCCGCGGCTCGCCGGCCAGCAGCCGGTCCACCCGCCGCGGCGCCTGGGCCAGCTGACCCGGCGGCAGCTCGCCCGCGCAGGAGCCGAAGACCCCGCGCCCCGCGTTGATCTCCACCATCGCGTGCGCCGTGATCACCCGGCCGTGCCGGCGCGCCGCCCGGTCGTCGGCGGCCCACTCCACCAACTCGCCCACCTGGTCGCGGAACGCGGTGAACACCCCGACCCGGGGGAAGCCCGCGGCCAGCGCCTGGGAGACCTGGGAGAGCCAGTGGTGCCGGGCCCGCACGTGCCCGCGCTCGTGGCTCAGCACGGCGGCCAGCTCACGGTCGGTCAGCCGGCTCAGCGCCCCGGTGGTCACCACCAGCCGGGACTGCGGGCCGGGCAGCGACCAGGCCTCGGGACGCCCGCTCTCCAGCACCACCAGGCGCTCCCGGCGGGTCGGCTGGTCCCCGGCGCCCGGCGGCAACTCCGGCGAGCGGCTCGCCAGTTCGCGGTGCCGACTGTCCCGCAGGGCGCGCGCCGCGCGGATCTCCCGGACCAGCGAGACGGCCGTCCACAGCCCGCCCGCGGCCAGCAGCGCGGCGCAGAACCGGCCCCAGCCCTCGTCGCCGGCCAGCCCGTAGGCGGCCCCGACGCCGGGCGGCGCACCGCGGAACAGCAGCCCGCGCGCCCCGGGCAGCCCGGCCGAGAGCGAGAGCAGCAGGCTGAGCAGGCAGCAGAGCAGCACCGCGACCACCAGGCACTGCCAGACCAGCAGCGCGAGCACCGGCTCGCGATCGGCCCACCGGGCCCGGGCCAGCGTCAGGGGCCCGGCGGTGGCGAACAGGGCGCCGAGCAGCAGCAGGCCGAGCAGGGCCGTCATGGCAGCAGGTCCCCCCAGGGGCGGGCGCGAGAGTGCGCTGCGGTCAATCTAGGCCCTCGCCGGGCGGGGGAGAACCACCCGGTCGCCGCCGTGACCAAGACCACCACGCCCCGGGCGACGGGTGCCACGCACCGGCCCTCAGAGTGCCAGCAGCATCGCGAACATGCCCACGCCCATGGCGAGTCGGCAGGCCTGCGGGACCGGCCCGCCCGCCGGGCCGGCGACCGGTCCGCCGGCGGTCAGCAGCCGGGAGCCGGACCAGAGCGCGTAGCAGCCGAAGTAGAGCAGCAGCAGACCGGTGAGCAGCGGCAGGCCCATCGGCATCGCCATCCCCGGGTGCCGGTCCGGGCCGCGCATCGCCAGCGCCATGTAGGCCATCGCGGCCGCGCCCACCGCGTGGTGCAGCCGGTGCGCCCGGCGGCCGACGGCGCCCGGGGCCAGCGCGGCGGCCACCGAGGCGGCGCCGAGCAGGCCGAAGAGCACCACCCAGAGCGGGGCCGGCAACCGGTCGCCGAGGGTGATCATCGCGGCCGTGCCCAGGCCCATCGCGGCCTCCGCCGCGTCACTTCCCCGCGAGCCGTGCCGGGCACCGCCGGTGCGCATCCGCAGCAGGCAGAGGGTGCCGGTGGCGGCGGTGAGCAGCGCCAGCAGCACGCTCAGGACGACCGGTCCGTGCATTCGACTGCTCCCCTCCGGCCTCGGTGCGCGCGGGACAGTCCACGATCACCCAGGGCGACCGTCCGGGAGCAGGGCGCGCACGGGGGCGCACGGAAGTGCGCAGCTCGACGGCCCTGACGGCGCGCGCCGGGCAGCGCCGACCGGCCCCGCCCGGGTGGCGCGGCCCGCGGGCGCCCGGGAGGCTCGGATCGATCCGCTGGTCCGATCTGCTGCCAAATCGGCTGCGCCGCAAGGGTTTGCGGCGATCAGCGGGATCGCCCGGAGATTCTCTCATCGATCCCCCCTTGAACAGGAGAACCTTTCGTCCTTATCGTGTTCTTGACTCAATAACTTCTGTCGAAGCAGGTCTCCCATGCAGAATCTTTCGTCGAAGCTCGCTGCGGCGGCCGACCTTCCCGCGACGGCCCTCGCCGACCATCCCGCCTGGCTGCGCCTCAAGACGACCGTCGAGGAGCTGCGCCCGCTGCAGGCCGAGGACGGCTCGATCGACCTGAACGCCGTCCAGCGCTCCACCGTCGACCCGCTGCTGGACACCGTGCTGGGCGCCATCCAGGAGCTGGCCCCGCACTTCCCGCACGACGCCGACTACCTGGAGGCCGTCCAGGCCGACCTGCGCAAGTGGGCCGAGGCCGGCTACCGGGAGCCCGACTTCCTCGACTCGCTGCTCGCCTTCCAGCCCGCCGCCGACCGCGTCGACGGACTGCCGCACCTGGTCGTCTTCCCGATGTACACCCAGAACGGCAACCCGGACCGCAACCTGGAGGCCGTGCTGCTCAACGTCGTCTGGCCCGACTGGCTGGCCGAGCTGGAGCGCACCCGCTTCGACAACCCGATGTTCGTGCCGATCACCTTCGCCGACTTCACCGCCGGCTACGACACGAACTCCGCCGTGCTCTTCCCGGAGACCGTCGCCGTCCGCCAGGCCCCCGAGCGGTTCACCTGGGGCGGCATCTTCTGCGACCGCGAGGCCGCCCGCTTCCGCGCCGTCTCCACCTCCGCCGTCCAGCTGCTCGGCCTCGACATCCCCGAGGACGCCGCCGCGCTGATCGACGACCAGGAGCGCGCCCAGCAGACCTTCGTCCTCTGGGACCTGGTGCACGACCGCACCCACAGCCACGGCGACCTGCCGTTCGACCCCTTCATGATCAAGCAGCGCAGCCCGTTCTGGATGTACGGCCTGGAGGAGCTGCGCTGCGACCTGACCGCCTTCAAGGAGGCCGTCCGGCTGGAGGCCGAGGGCTACCAGCAGGGCCGCGACGTGCAGTACGCGATCCTCTTCGACCGCCTCTTCCGCTTCCCGGTCACCGGCGGCCGGGTCCGCAACTACGACGGCATGGGCGGCCAGCTGCTCTTCGCCTACCTGCACCAGAACGACGCGCTGCGCTGGCGCGACAACCGGCTGACCATCGACTGGGACCGGGTCGCCGAGGTCACCAACGCGCTCTGCACCGAGATCGAGCAGCTCTACCGGGCCGGCATCGACCGCCCGAAGACCGCGCACTGGATCGCCGCCTACCAGCTGGTCTCCCGCTACCTCACCCCGCACCCGGCCTCCACCTGGGCCAAGGGCGCCGAGGCGCTGCCGCTGGACGGGAGCGAAGGACGGGCGCTCAACAAGGCGCTCTGCGACGCCGTCCACCCCGACGAGTTCCCGCTCAGCATGTTCTACGAAGCCCTGTCCAAGAAGCTGCGCGGCGTGATCGCCGCCACCGCCGGCATCACCGGCGCGGGTATCCAGGAGGTTGCGGCGTGAGCCCGCTCGGACTCGACGGCAAGGTCATCGCGGTAGCCGGTGCCAGCGGCCCGGCCGGACGCGCCACCCTGCGCCGGCTCGCCGCCGGCGGCGCCACCGTGATCGGCGCCGACATCGACCAGCAGCGCCTCGACCAGGCCATCGCCTCGGTCGCCACCGACGTGCCCGGCGCCAGGATCAGCGGCCAGGTGATCGACCTGCTCGACCCGCAGGAGGTGCACGACTGGGCCGACCACCTGGAGAACGAGCACGGCCGGGTCGACGGCCTGGTCCACCTGGTCGGCGGCTGGCGCGGCAGCAAGACCTTCCACGACTCGCGGATCGACGACTGGGACTTCCTGCACGACACCGTGGTGCGCACCCTCCAGCACACCACCCTCGCCTTCCAGCCCGCCCTGCTGCGCAGCGAGGCCGGCCGGTTCGCGATGATCGGTGCGGCCGCGGCCCACAAGCCCACCGCCGGCGGCGCCGCCTACGCCGCCGCCAAGGCCGCCACCGAGGCCTGGACCCTCTCCATGGCGGACTCCTTCCGCAAGGAGACCACCGACCCGGAGGGCGCCCCGACCGCGGCGGCCGTCATCCTGGTGATCAAGGCCCTGCTCTCCCCGGAGATGCGGGCCGAGAAGCCGGAGGCCAAGTTCACCGGCTACACCGAGACCGCCGACCTCGCCGACCAGCTGGCGGACCTCTGGTCCCGCCCCGCAGCAGAACTGAACGGACAGCACCTGTGGCTGACAGCCCGATGAGCACCACCACCGACGCGGTGCGCCACCACGACCCCGCCGTGCGCGGGTTCGCCAGTGACAACTACGCCGGTGTCCACCCCGAGGTCCTCGCCGCGATCGCGCTCGCCAACGGCGGCCACCAGGTCGCCTACGGCGAGGACCAGTACACCGAGCACCTGCAGACCGTCTTCCGGAGCCACTTCGGCGACCGGGCCGAGGCCTACCCGGTCTTCAACGGCACCGGCGCCAACGTGGTCGCGCTCCAGGCGCTGCTGCCCCGCTGGGGTGCGGTGATCGCCGCCGAGAGCGCCCACATCAACGTGGACGAGTGCGGCGCGCCGGAGAAGGTCGCCGGCATCAAGCTGCACCTGGTCGCCACGCCGGACGGCAAGCTCACCCCCGAGCTGATCGACCGCCAGGCCTACGGCTGGGACGACGAGCACCGCGCCGCCCCGCTCGCCGTCTCGATCACCCAGAGCACCGAGCTCGGCACCCTCTACACCGCCGACGAGGTCCGGGCGATCTGCGAGCACGCCCACGAGCGCGGCATGCTCGTGCACATGGACGGCTCGCGGCTCGGCAACGCGGCCGCCTCGCTCGGCCGCCCGTTCCGCGAGTTCACCACCGACGCCGGCGTCGACGTGCTCTCGTTCGGCGGCACCAAGAACGGCCTGCTGCTCGGTGAGGCCGTGGTGGTGCTGAACCCCGAGCGGGTCCGCAACCTCAAGTACCTGCGCAAGATGTCGATGCAGCTCGCCTCGAAGATGCGCTTCGTCTCGGTGCAGTTCGAGGCGCTGCTGGCCGGCGACCTGTGGCTGCGCAACGCCGGGCACGCCAACGCCATGGCGCAGCGCCTGGAGGCGGCGGTCCGGCAGATCGACGGCATCACCGTGGTCCGCCCGGTGCAGGCCAACGCCGTCTTCGCGATCCTGCCGCGCGAGGTCAGCGAGCGGCTCCAGAAGCGCTACCGCTTCTACTTCTGGAACGAGCAGACCGGCGAGGTGCGCTGGATGACCGCCTTCGACACCACGGAGCAGGACATCGACGCCTTCGCCGCCGCGATCGTCGAGGAGATGGCGCGCTGAGCGCGCCGTCCCCCTGAGCACGACCGGGCACGACCGGGCACGACCGGATCTGGCCGCTACTCCGCGAGGAGCAGCGGCCAGACCGCGTTCTCGGCCTGCGGCGCCCAGACCACGTCGCCGTGCCCGAACCCGGGCACCACCCGGTAGTCGACCGCCGCGCCGCCCGCCCGGACCAGCCGGGGCCCCAGGTCGTGGTCGCCGCGGCCGAGCTCGGCGTTGATCCAACGCACCTCGGCGCGGATCGCCGACCAGTCGATCCGGTACACCTCGGTGCGGCCGGCCCAGAGCGCGGCCAGGTCGCGCAGCAGCGCCGTCGGCTGCACGCCACTGCCCAGCGCCGCCATCGCCCGCGCCCAGACGTCCAGGTCCAGCGCCGGGCCGCCGGCACTGTGGCCCTGGTGGTAGATCCAGTTCGCCGGTCCCGGCAGCTCGGCGGTGCGGGTCAACGCGAACTCCAGGCGCCCGCGCAGCTCCGGATCCCGCTCGGCCGCGGCGAACGACGCCTTCAGCCCCGGGTCGAGGACCAGCTCGCCCGCCCCGACCATCTGCTCGAACTGCGCGCACAGCCGCTCGGCGCGCTCCACCAGCTCGGGCTCGCGCTGCGGGTCGTACGGACCGGTGGTGTCCAGCACCAGCACCCGTCGCGCGGTGCTGCCCGGCTGCGCCGCCAGGTCGAGCGCGAGCGCGGCCCCGGCCGAGTGGCCCAACAGGTCGAGCGGCAGGCCGAAGGGGAGAGCGAGGTGCTCCTCGACGGCGGCGAGCACCCGCTCGGCGTCGGTGCGGTGGGTGGCCAGGCCCCACTCGGCTGCCTCGGCCGGATCCCCGGCGTCCTCGCGCGGGGTGATGCCGATCGGCAGGTACCCGTGGTCGGCGAGGAACTCCACCAGACTGCGCCCCCGGGCCACCGCGAACGCCGCCCGTGCGTTCAGCCCGCCGCCCGGCAGGAGAACGACGATGCCGCGCGGCGCTCCTGCGCTGTGCGGACCGGTGACGGGAAAGAGGTCCACCCGCACCGGGAGCTCCCGGCAGGCCTCGGCCAGTGCCCCGATCGCCTCGGTCAGTTGTTCTGTCATGTTCACGAATCAATCCCTCCCGCTGACTGCGGCTCAGAATGCCCGAAGGCCGATTTGCTTGTCGCGGCCGGGTACCCGTACAGTTCCGGAGTCGCCGCGAGAGGGGCGGCGGGCGAGTCGGAAGGCGAAACTCCGGTAAATCGGAGCGAAACGGATCTGATAAGCTCTACGAAGTAAGAACGAAACGCCCGGAGAAAACGCGAGAGCGGGATCGAAGGAAGCGTCCGTTCCTTGAGAACTCAACAGCGTGTCAAAAGTCAACGCCAGATATGTTGACATCCCCGGCCTCGGTCTTCTGATCGGGGTTGGAGATTCCTTTAGTAACAAAACACTAGCGAGGACGCAGTGCACGGGGCCGCCCTATTCCGGTGGTTGCTGTGCCGCTCTGCGCGGGTGTTCGCCCCGATTACGGGGAGACATTCACGGAGAGTTTGATCCTGGCTCAGGACGAACGCTGGCGGCGTGCTTAACACATGCAAGTCGAACGGTGAAGCCCTTCGGGGTGGATCAGTGGCGAACGGGTGAGTAACACGTGGGCAATCTGCCCTGCACTCTGGGACAAGCCCTGGAAACGGGGTCTAATACCGGATATTACCTTCCTCTGCATGGGGGTTGGTGGAAAGCTCCGGCGGTGCAGGATGAGCCCGCGGCCTATCAGCTTGTTGGTGGGGTAATGGCCTACCAAGGCGACGACGGGTAGCCGGCCTGAGAGGGCGACCGGCCACACTGGGACTGAGACACGGCCCAGACTCCTACGGGAGGCAGCAGTGGGGAATATTGCACAATGGGCGCAAGCCTGATGCAGCGACGCCGCGTGAGGGATGACGGCCTTCGGGTTGTAAACCTCTTTCAGCAGGGAAGAAGCGCAAGTGACGGTACCTGCAGAAGAAGCACCGGCTAACTACGTGCCAGCAGCCGCGGTAATACGTAGGGTGCGAGCGTTGTCCGGAATTATTGGGCGTAAAGAGCTCGTAGGCGGCCTGTCGCGTCGGATGTGAAAGCCCGGGGCTTAACCCCGGGTCTGCATTCGATACGGGCAGGCTAGAGTGTGGTAGGGGAGATCGGAATTCCTGGTGTAGCGGTGAAATGCGCAGATATCAGGAGGAACACCGGTGGCGAAGGCGGATCTCTGGGCCATTACTGACGCTGAGGAGCGAAAGCGTGGGGAGCGAACAGGATTAGATACCCTGGTAGTCCACGCCGTAAACGTTGGGAACTAGGTGTTGGCGACATTCCACGTCGTCGGTGCCGCAGCTAACGCATTAAGTTCCCCGCCTGGGGAGTACGGCCGCAAGGCTAAAACTCAAAGGAATTGACGGGGGCCCGCACAAGCAGCGGAGCATGTGGCTTAATTCGACGCAACGCGAAGAACCTTACCAAGGCTTGACATATGCCGGAAACGTCTAGAGATAGGCGCCCCCTTGTGGTCGGTATACAGGTGGTGCATGGTTGTCGTCAGCTCGTGTCGTGAGATGTTGGGTTAAGTCCCGCAACGAGCGCAACCCTTGTTCTGTGTTGCCAGCGAGTAATGTCGGGGACTCACAGGAGACTGCCGGGGTCAACTCGGAGGAAGGTGGGGACGACGTCAAATCATCATGCCCCTTATGTCTTGGGCTGCACACGTGCTACAATGGCCGGTACAAAGGGCTGCGATACCGTGAGGTGGAGCGAATCCCAAAAAGCCGGTCTCAGTTCGGATTGGGGTCTGCAACTCGACCCCATGAAGTTGGAGTTGCTAGTAATCGCAGATCAGCATGCTGCGGTGAATACGTTCCCGGGCCTTGTACACACCGCCCGTCACGTCACGAAAGTCGGTAACACCCGAAGCCGGTGGCCTAACCCTTGGGAGGGAGCCGTCGAAGGTGGGACCAGCGATTGGGACGAAGTCGTAACAAGGTAGCCGTACCGGAAGGTGCGGCTGGATCACCTCCTTTCTAAGGAGCACATGGCCGGATGCGAGCGAATGTCTCGCACGGTTGCTCATGGGTGGAACGTTGACTATTCGGCACACTGGTTGATGGTTCGTCAGTACTGCTCTTCGGGGCGTGGAACGCGGATGTTGATGCTGGTGTGTCGGGCACGTTGTTGGGTCCTGAGGGAACGGAAACGTTGTCTCAGTGCCGGTCCCATGTGAGGTGCCTTCGGGTGTCGAGTGTGGGTGTCTGGTCGTTGTTTGAGAACTGCACAGTGGACGCGAGCATCTGTGGCCAAGTTTTTAAGGGCGCACGGTGGATGCCTTGGCACCAGGAACCGATGAAGGACGTGGGAGGCCGCGATAGGCCCCGGGGAGCTGTCAACCGAGCTTTGATCCGGGGGTGTCCGAATGGGGAAACCCGGCAGTCGTCATGGGCTGTCACCCATACCTGAACACATAGGGTATGTGGAGGGAACGCGGGGAAGTGAAACATCTCAGTACCCGCAGGAAGAGAAAACAACCGTGATTCCGGGAGTAGTGGCGAGCGAAACCGGATGAGGCTAAACCGTAGTGGTGTGAGACCCGGCAGGGGTTGCCACTTCGGGGTCGTGGGAAAGTTCTTCAGTCGTCTGCCGGCGGCTGGGTGAGTCAGAAACCGTATGGATAGTCGAAGGACATGCGAAAGGTCCGGCGTAGAGGGTAAGACCCCCGTAGGCGAAATCTGTACGGCTCACTTGAGCTTCTCCCAAGTAGCACGGAGCCCGAGAAATTCCGTGTGAATCTGGCGGGACCACCCGCTAAGCCTAAATATTCCCTGGTGACCGATAGCGGATAGTACCGTGAGGGAATGGTGAAAAGTACCGCGGGAGCGGAGTGAAATAGTACCTGAAACCGTGTGCCTACAAGCCGTGGGAGCGTCGTTCGTCAGCTTGCTGGCGGGCCGTGACTGCGTGCCTTTTGAAGAATGAGCCTGCGAGTTTGCGGTGTGTAGCGAGGTTAACCCGTGTGGGGTAGCCGTAGCGAAAGCGAGTCCGAATAGGGCGGTTGAGTTGCATGCCCAAGACCCGAAGCGGAGTGATCTAGCCATGGGCAGGTTGAAGCGCGGGTAAGACCGTGTGGAGGACCGAACCCACCAGGGTTGAAAACCTGGGGGATGACCTGTGGTTAGGGGTGAAAGGCCAATCAAACTCCGTGATAGCTGGTTCTCCCCGAAATGCATTTAGGTGCAGCGTCGCGTGTTTCTTGCCGGAGGTAGAGCACTGGATAGGCGATGGGCCTCACCGGGTTACTGACCTTAGCCAAACTCCGAATGCCGGTAAGTGAGAGCGCGGCAGTGAGACTGTGGGGGATAAGCTCCATGGTCGAGAGGGAAACAGCCCAGAACACCGACTAAGGTCCCTAAGCGTGTGCTAAGTGGGAAAGGATGTGGAGTCGCAGAGACAACCAGGAGGTTGGCTTAGAAGCAGCCACCCTTGAAAGAGTGCGTAATAGCTCACTGGTCAAGTGATTCCGCGCCGACAATGTAGCGGGGCTCAAGTACACCACCGAAGTCGTGTCATTGCAGCATGAGGGCCAACGCCCGCTGTGATGGGTAGGGGAGCGTCGTGTGCCGGGTGAAGCGGCCGAGGAATCGAGTCGTGGACGGTATACGAGTGAGAATGCAGGCATGAG of Kitasatospora viridis contains these proteins:
- a CDS encoding TetR/AcrR family transcriptional regulator, which gives rise to MAPRGESVNEEMRLRSRRRLMRATVELVDQRGYAATTLADIAERAGLARGLVSYYFDGKRLLMQSATHRLMHLELAAALGELAPDACPQQRLAAAIDQVLRTALDHPRVMRSHLALMLDPDTGGFVQDPEQQQLGAILREVLADWGADDPAAEHAVLRSALMGGCIGVLLPGAQTPLPPIRADLFARYRLPWRMGRPPQPDDPGRPEWTGPTS
- a CDS encoding MFS transporter, whose protein sequence is MTPTTTTTTTHDGSPGKPAKATDAPSDAVQWSPRLWGTLIVLCAALFLDALDVSMVGVALPSIGSDLKLSTSTLQWVVSGYVLGYGGLLLLGGRAADLLGRRRVFLVALAVFAAASLLGGVLDDGGLLIGARFLKGASAAFTAPAALSIITTTFPEGPARNKALSIFTTCGASGYSLGLVLSGLLTSVGWRWTFLMPVPVAVIALVFALRVLPRHAHERGNGGYDVAGAITGTVALLLLVFTVTEAQNVGWASARTIASLAVVAVLLAVFLRIEQRTAHPLVRLGIFRNGSVARANLAAFTLMGSYAGFQFVVALYLQQTLHWSALEMGFALLPAGALVALSATRMGKIVDRFGTGRLLPLGSLAMVLGYLLFLRLGAHSGFLGLVLPTMVLLGIGFALFYPSANIAATNGVADEEQGLASGLVNTAMQIGNALVLAVTTAVLTADGHGGGTAGQLHGYRAAVLLVTGVAVVALLVTSAGALLDRRRAAPLPPVPDYDYRRTEETAAALEERV
- a CDS encoding MarR family winged helix-turn-helix transcriptional regulator → MPNDDPAPAADLVAEWRELLARHAATACALDRELGEHFGLGMSEFEVLERLAEDLDCGGKVRVQELAEKVHLSQSALSRLIGRLEKNGMVERHMCPEDRRGVFVLLSEDGRQRYEQARPLHREVLRRTLTARQVTCG
- a CDS encoding SDR family oxidoreductase, with protein sequence MSPLGLDGKVIAVAGASGPAGRATLRRLAAGGATVIGADIDQQRLDQAIASVATDVPGARISGQVIDLLDPQEVHDWADHLENEHGRVDGLVHLVGGWRGSKTFHDSRIDDWDFLHDTVVRTLQHTTLAFQPALLRSEAGRFAMIGAAAAHKPTAGGAAYAAAKAATEAWTLSMADSFRKETTDPEGAPTAAAVILVIKALLSPEMRAEKPEAKFTGYTETADLADQLADLWSRPAAELNGQHLWLTAR
- a CDS encoding DUF6421 family protein; the protein is MQNLSSKLAAAADLPATALADHPAWLRLKTTVEELRPLQAEDGSIDLNAVQRSTVDPLLDTVLGAIQELAPHFPHDADYLEAVQADLRKWAEAGYREPDFLDSLLAFQPAADRVDGLPHLVVFPMYTQNGNPDRNLEAVLLNVVWPDWLAELERTRFDNPMFVPITFADFTAGYDTNSAVLFPETVAVRQAPERFTWGGIFCDREAARFRAVSTSAVQLLGLDIPEDAAALIDDQERAQQTFVLWDLVHDRTHSHGDLPFDPFMIKQRSPFWMYGLEELRCDLTAFKEAVRLEAEGYQQGRDVQYAILFDRLFRFPVTGGRVRNYDGMGGQLLFAYLHQNDALRWRDNRLTIDWDRVAEVTNALCTEIEQLYRAGIDRPKTAHWIAAYQLVSRYLTPHPASTWAKGAEALPLDGSEGRALNKALCDAVHPDEFPLSMFYEALSKKLRGVIAATAGITGAGIQEVAA
- a CDS encoding threonine aldolase family protein, producing MSTTTDAVRHHDPAVRGFASDNYAGVHPEVLAAIALANGGHQVAYGEDQYTEHLQTVFRSHFGDRAEAYPVFNGTGANVVALQALLPRWGAVIAAESAHINVDECGAPEKVAGIKLHLVATPDGKLTPELIDRQAYGWDDEHRAAPLAVSITQSTELGTLYTADEVRAICEHAHERGMLVHMDGSRLGNAAASLGRPFREFTTDAGVDVLSFGGTKNGLLLGEAVVVLNPERVRNLKYLRKMSMQLASKMRFVSVQFEALLAGDLWLRNAGHANAMAQRLEAAVRQIDGITVVRPVQANAVFAILPREVSERLQKRYRFYFWNEQTGEVRWMTAFDTTEQDIDAFAAAIVEEMAR
- a CDS encoding DUF5134 domain-containing protein, giving the protein MHGPVVLSVLLALLTAATGTLCLLRMRTGGARHGSRGSDAAEAAMGLGTAAMITLGDRLPAPLWVVLFGLLGAASVAAALAPGAVGRRAHRLHHAVGAAAMAYMALAMRGPDRHPGMAMPMGLPLLTGLLLLYFGCYALWSGSRLLTAGGPVAGPAGGPVPQACRLAMGVGMFAMLLAL
- a CDS encoding M56 family metallopeptidase produces the protein MTALLGLLLLGALFATAGPLTLARARWADREPVLALLVWQCLVVAVLLCCLLSLLLSLSAGLPGARGLLFRGAPPGVGAAYGLAGDEGWGRFCAALLAAGGLWTAVSLVREIRAARALRDSRHRELASRSPELPPGAGDQPTRRERLVVLESGRPEAWSLPGPQSRLVVTTGALSRLTDRELAAVLSHERGHVRARHHWLSQVSQALAAGFPRVGVFTAFRDQVGELVEWAADDRAARRHGRVITAHAMVEINAGRGVFGSCAGELPPGQLAQAPRRVDRLLAGEPRLPVLTRLWLTLLALAAPAAPLLLAVAPGLGALR